In a genomic window of Physeter macrocephalus isolate SW-GA chromosome 14, ASM283717v5, whole genome shotgun sequence:
- the NIPSNAP2 gene encoding protein NipSnap homolog 2, which produces MSTFVHSKEFAEFRKARSNMLLSRKNQLLLEFSFWNEPVPRSGPNIYELRSYQLRPGTMIEWGNYWARAIRFRQDSNEAVGGFFSQIGQLYMVHHLWAYKDLQTREDIRNAAWHKHGWEELVYYTVPLIQEMESRIMIPQKTSPLQ; this is translated from the exons ATGAGCACCTTTGTTCACTCAAAGGAATTTGCAGAATTCCGTAAGGCGAGAAGCAACATGCTTCTCTCGAGGAAGAATCAGCTGCTATTGGAGTTCAGTTTCTGGAATGAACCTGTCCCACGGTCAGGACCGAATATATATGAACTCAGATCTTACCAGCTCCGA CCAGGAACTATGATTGAATGGGGCAATTACTG ggCTCGTGCAATTCGCTTCAGACAGGACAGTAATGAAGCAGTTGGAGGATTCTTCTCCCAGATTGGGCAGCTATATATGGTGCATCATCTTTGGg CTTACAAGGATCTTCAGACCAGGGAAGATATACGGAATGCAGCATGGCATAAACACGGCTGGGAAGAGCTGGTATATTATACAG TCCCACTTATTCAGGAAATGGAATCCAGAATCATGATCCCACAGAAGACTTCACCCCTTCAGTAA